Proteins from one Prosthecomicrobium sp. N25 genomic window:
- a CDS encoding c-type cytochrome, methanol metabolism-related, whose amino-acid sequence MFSKKSACLMVFLGAAALAAPLQAGPAVKVEEGKYQDKDGNPTWNKTEDGTWDWYTFSGYRRYHAECHVCHGPDGEGSTYAPALRESLKTMTYDQFQETVVNGRVVHTSGKESVMPAFGTNKNVMCYLDDIYVYLKARADGALPRTRPEKREPKLDSIKKYEDACISG is encoded by the coding sequence ATGTTTAGCAAGAAGTCGGCTTGTCTTATGGTTTTCTTAGGCGCTGCGGCGCTGGCCGCGCCTTTGCAAGCCGGGCCGGCGGTGAAGGTCGAGGAAGGCAAGTACCAGGACAAGGACGGGAATCCGACCTGGAACAAGACCGAGGACGGCACCTGGGATTGGTACACCTTCTCGGGCTATCGCCGGTATCATGCCGAGTGCCACGTCTGCCACGGCCCTGACGGCGAGGGCAGCACCTATGCGCCGGCGCTGCGCGAGTCTCTCAAGACCATGACGTACGACCAGTTCCAGGAGACCGTGGTCAACGGCCGCGTGGTCCATACGTCGGGCAAGGAAAGCGTCATGCCCGCCTTCGGCACCAACAAGAATGTCATGTGCTACCTCGACGACATCTACGTGTACCTGAAGGCCCGGGCCGACGGAGCGCTGCCGCGGACGCGGCCGGAAAAGCGCGAGCCGAAGCTCGACTCCATCAAGAAGTACGAAGACGCGTGCATCTCGGGATGA
- a CDS encoding aldose epimerase family protein, with translation MDLEDIFGFMPDGTPVPRVTIAGEDLRVELIGYGASIRDLLVGGRPVVLGLDTLEDYVAHSSHMGAVAGRYANRIRNGRFTLDGVEQQLVLNQAGRHHLHGGGNTGFGKRPWKLLARTPRSALFGFSSPDGDQGYPGAVEARIRYEVAGPGLLRMELTATTDAPTIVNLATHSYFNLDGDGSVLDHILEIPAETYTPVDADLIPTGAIAPVAGTPFDFRSPRPIRHLAEGAHVGYDHNFVVARERAAEPRLMARAAGPKTGIRLEVWSTEPGVQFYDATKMNVPVTGTHGRHFGANAGFCLEPQLFPDTPNNPGFGSAVLRPGQTYRQLTEYRFEGP, from the coding sequence ATGGATCTCGAGGACATCTTCGGCTTCATGCCGGACGGCACGCCCGTCCCGCGCGTGACCATCGCCGGGGAGGACCTGCGCGTCGAACTGATCGGCTACGGCGCCTCGATCCGCGACCTGCTGGTCGGCGGCCGCCCGGTGGTGCTCGGCCTCGACACGCTCGAGGACTACGTGGCGCACTCCTCCCACATGGGCGCGGTCGCGGGACGCTACGCCAACCGCATCCGCAACGGGCGCTTCACGCTCGACGGCGTCGAGCAACAGCTGGTCCTGAACCAAGCTGGCCGGCACCATCTCCACGGCGGCGGCAACACGGGCTTCGGCAAGCGCCCCTGGAAGCTCCTCGCCCGCACGCCCCGCTCCGCCCTCTTCGGCTTCTCCTCGCCGGACGGCGACCAGGGCTACCCCGGTGCCGTCGAGGCCCGGATCCGCTACGAGGTCGCCGGCCCGGGCCTCCTCAGGATGGAGCTGACCGCCACCACCGACGCCCCGACCATCGTCAACCTGGCGACCCACAGCTACTTCAACCTCGACGGCGACGGCTCCGTGCTCGACCACATCCTGGAGATCCCGGCCGAGACCTACACGCCCGTGGACGCGGACCTCATTCCGACCGGCGCCATCGCGCCCGTCGCCGGGACGCCCTTCGACTTCCGCAGTCCGCGCCCGATCCGCCATCTCGCGGAGGGCGCCCATGTCGGCTACGACCACAACTTCGTCGTCGCCCGCGAGCGCGCCGCCGAGCCGCGCCTGATGGCGCGCGCGGCCGGCCCGAAGACGGGCATCCGCCTCGAGGTCTGGTCGACCGAGCCCGGCGTCCAGTTCTACGACGCCACGAAGATGAACGTGCCCGTCACGGGCACCCATGGCCGCCACTTCGGCGCCAATGCCGGCTTCTGCCTGGAGCCGCAGCTCTTCCCCGACACCCCCAACAACCCGGGCTTCGGCAGCGCCGTCCTGCGCCCCGGCCAGACATACCGCCAGCTCACCGAGTACCGCTTCGAAGGTCCCTGA
- a CDS encoding PQQ-dependent catabolism-associated CXXCW motif protein, with product MRRLRKVVPLLFIGVFVPVAFASAAEPPQEPHGYKMDDFRSPTPATLQGAGVVDSDEAYEIWKKGGTVFVDVLPRAPKPPNLPPGTIWRDKPRKNIPGSVWLPNVGYGALSPEMDRYFRDGLEAATSGDKAKPVLFYCLRDCWMSWNAARRAMLEYGYTAVTWFPDGTDGWEEFNNPEELSQPRP from the coding sequence ATGCGAAGGCTCCGCAAGGTCGTTCCCCTTCTCTTCATCGGGGTGTTCGTGCCGGTCGCTTTCGCCTCGGCCGCGGAGCCGCCGCAGGAGCCTCACGGCTACAAGATGGACGACTTCCGCTCGCCGACGCCGGCCACCCTGCAGGGCGCCGGGGTGGTCGACAGCGACGAGGCCTACGAGATCTGGAAGAAGGGCGGGACCGTCTTCGTCGACGTGCTGCCGCGTGCGCCCAAGCCGCCGAACCTGCCGCCCGGCACGATCTGGCGCGACAAGCCGCGCAAGAACATCCCCGGGTCGGTCTGGCTGCCGAACGTCGGCTATGGCGCGCTGTCGCCCGAGATGGACCGCTACTTCCGGGACGGGCTGGAGGCCGCGACCTCCGGCGACAAGGCGAAGCCGGTGCTCTTCTACTGCCTGCGCGACTGCTGGATGAGCTGGAACGCCGCGCGCCGTGCCATGCTCGAATACGGCTATACGGCCGTCACCTGGTTTCCGGACGGGACCGACGGCTGGGAGGAGTTCAACAACCCCGAGGAGCTTTCCCAGCCGCGACCCTAA
- a CDS encoding MBL fold metallo-hydrolase: MPLDVNAFALRLSGGITLVDAGGGPALGTGFGRIRPALAGMGIRPEDVEAVCLTHLHSDHAGGLFDEDRACFPRATVMVPAAELAFFTDPAARERTHPDRRSGFRMAAALTSAYDGRIRALPEGPVVPGLDCVALPGHTPGHAGYRLGEGAGALLLWGDVVHLPELQVADPDLGLVYDFDPALAAETRRSLLARCAGEQWIVAGGHTGFGRVTSGGDGFAFEPLP, encoded by the coding sequence ATGCCGCTGGACGTGAACGCCTTCGCGCTCCGGCTGTCCGGTGGCATCACCCTGGTCGATGCGGGAGGAGGGCCGGCCCTCGGGACGGGATTTGGCCGAATCCGCCCGGCTTTGGCTGGGATGGGCATCCGTCCAGAAGACGTGGAGGCCGTGTGCCTGACACACCTGCACAGCGACCACGCCGGAGGTCTCTTCGACGAGGACCGCGCCTGTTTCCCGCGCGCAACCGTCATGGTGCCCGCCGCCGAGCTGGCCTTCTTCACAGACCCGGCGGCACGGGAGCGAACCCACCCGGATCGACGATCCGGGTTCAGGATGGCCGCGGCCCTGACCAGCGCCTATGACGGTCGGATCCGGGCCCTTCCCGAAGGCCCGGTCGTGCCGGGGCTCGACTGTGTGGCCCTCCCGGGGCACACACCCGGCCACGCCGGCTACCGCCTTGGCGAGGGTGCCGGCGCGCTTCTGCTCTGGGGCGACGTCGTTCACCTCCCGGAGCTTCAGGTCGCGGACCCGGATCTCGGTCTGGTCTACGATTTCGATCCCGCGCTCGCAGCAGAAACCCGCCGCAGCCTCCTCGCGCGTTGCGCCGGCGAGCAATGGATCGTCGCGGGCGGCCACACCGGTTTCGGCCGCGTGACGTCGGGCGGCGACGGCTTCGCCTTCGAGCCGCTGCCCTGA
- a CDS encoding DUF3072 domain-containing protein, which yields MAKAEHNPANPKLDPDPASNTEKPPEDWVTGDEPMTGAQASYLKTLSEEAHDPDTFADDLTKAEASRRIDALKEKLRR from the coding sequence ATGGCCAAGGCCGAACACAACCCCGCGAACCCCAAGCTCGACCCCGATCCGGCGTCCAACACCGAGAAGCCGCCCGAGGACTGGGTGACAGGCGACGAGCCGATGACGGGGGCCCAGGCTTCCTACCTCAAGACCCTGTCCGAGGAGGCCCACGACCCGGACACCTTCGCGGACGATCTCACCAAGGCAGAGGCCTCCCGCCGGATCGACGCCCTGAAGGAGAAGCTCCGCCGCTGA
- a CDS encoding quinoprotein relay system zinc metallohydrolase 2 — translation MRHFDPRSALARLAAVAAAVFCCAAAWADEPLPVTEVAPGVFVYQAPYQLAAPANGGAVGNVGFVVGGEAVAVIDTGGSAAAGRRLLAAVRARTDLPIRYVINTHFHPDHTLGNVAFRDGTARFVGHRNLRAALAARAQTYLDNNRRIVGAAAFEGTEIIYPDEEVADTRRIDLGGRTLVLEAQPTAHTNTDLTVFDEATRTWWLADLLFVRHTPAVDGSINGWLKLIEKAKTRPADRVVPGHGPAALPWPDAIAPEERYLERLRRDVRAMVSAGRTMAAAAREAGLSERDAWDLFDDFNARNATAVFREMEWE, via the coding sequence ATGCGTCATTTTGACCCGAGATCCGCCCTGGCCCGTCTCGCGGCCGTCGCGGCCGCGGTATTTTGCTGCGCTGCGGCATGGGCCGACGAGCCGCTGCCGGTCACCGAGGTGGCGCCCGGCGTCTTCGTCTACCAGGCGCCCTACCAGCTGGCCGCCCCGGCGAACGGCGGCGCGGTCGGCAATGTCGGCTTCGTGGTGGGCGGCGAGGCGGTCGCGGTGATAGACACGGGCGGGAGCGCGGCGGCCGGGCGGCGGCTCTTGGCGGCGGTGCGGGCGCGGACCGACCTGCCGATCCGATACGTGATCAACACGCATTTCCACCCCGACCACACCCTCGGCAACGTCGCCTTCCGGGACGGGACGGCGCGCTTCGTCGGGCACCGGAACCTGCGTGCGGCCCTCGCGGCGCGGGCCCAGACCTACCTCGACAACAACCGCCGCATCGTCGGGGCCGCGGCCTTCGAGGGAACCGAAATCATCTATCCGGACGAGGAGGTCGCCGACACGCGGCGGATCGACCTCGGCGGGCGGACCCTGGTCCTCGAGGCGCAGCCGACGGCGCACACGAACACCGACCTGACCGTCTTCGACGAGGCCACGCGGACCTGGTGGCTCGCGGACCTCCTGTTCGTCCGGCATACGCCTGCGGTCGACGGGAGCATCAACGGTTGGCTCAAGCTGATCGAAAAAGCCAAGACCCGTCCGGCGGATCGCGTGGTTCCCGGACACGGACCGGCGGCGTTGCCGTGGCCGGACGCGATCGCCCCGGAGGAGCGCTACCTGGAGCGACTCCGGCGTGACGTGCGCGCCATGGTGTCGGCCGGGCGCACCATGGCCGCGGCCGCCCGGGAGGCCGGCCTTTCGGAAAGGGACGCCTGGGATCTCTTCGACGACTTCAACGCGCGCAACGCCACGGCAGTGTTCCGGGAGATGGAATGGGAGTAG
- a CDS encoding ABC transporter substrate-binding protein, whose product MVGLSRRLAIGLLLAVAVAAGPAAAAETLRVGVLKFGTASWELDVIKTNKLDQQAGAEFEVVELASNDAARIAFQAGEVDTIVSDVLWAARLNAEGRPVVYVPFSSTEGSIMVPANSPAKSIGDLKGKKIGVAGGALDKGWLLIQGYARQTAGVDLAREAEPVYGAPPLLQQKLEQGELDAALLFWNFAARLEAKGFRELMPFDQAAKHFGVKGDVAMLGYVFQGKVAESRPAAVKALVEASRKAKEILARSDAEWARIRPLMRAESDADFAALKRRFVEGIPRRPVAEETADAARIYAILAEIGGDKLVGPSKTLPAGIYWTGL is encoded by the coding sequence ATGGTCGGGCTTTCGCGCAGGCTGGCGATCGGCCTGCTGCTCGCCGTGGCGGTCGCCGCCGGGCCGGCGGCCGCCGCCGAGACGCTCCGGGTCGGGGTGCTGAAGTTCGGCACGGCGAGCTGGGAGCTCGACGTGATCAAGACGAACAAGCTCGACCAGCAGGCCGGCGCCGAGTTCGAGGTGGTCGAGCTCGCCTCCAACGACGCGGCGCGGATCGCCTTCCAGGCCGGGGAGGTGGACACCATCGTGTCGGACGTGCTCTGGGCGGCGCGGCTCAACGCCGAGGGGCGGCCGGTCGTCTACGTGCCCTTCTCGTCGACCGAGGGGTCGATCATGGTGCCCGCCAACTCGCCGGCGAAGTCGATCGGCGACCTCAAGGGCAAGAAGATCGGCGTCGCCGGCGGGGCGCTCGACAAGGGCTGGCTCCTGATCCAGGGCTACGCGCGGCAGACGGCGGGGGTTGACCTCGCCCGAGAGGCCGAGCCGGTCTACGGGGCGCCGCCGCTGCTGCAGCAGAAGCTCGAGCAAGGGGAACTGGACGCGGCGCTGCTGTTCTGGAACTTCGCGGCGCGGCTGGAGGCCAAGGGCTTCCGCGAGCTGATGCCGTTCGACCAGGCGGCGAAGCACTTCGGCGTCAAGGGCGACGTGGCGATGCTCGGCTACGTGTTCCAGGGGAAGGTCGCCGAGAGCCGGCCGGCGGCCGTCAAGGCGCTCGTGGAGGCGTCGCGGAAGGCCAAGGAGATCCTCGCCCGGTCGGATGCCGAGTGGGCGCGGATCCGGCCGCTGATGCGCGCGGAGAGCGATGCCGACTTCGCGGCGCTGAAGCGGCGCTTCGTCGAGGGGATCCCCCGGCGGCCGGTGGCGGAGGAAACCGCGGACGCGGCCCGGATCTACGCCATCCTGGCGGAGATCGGCGGCGACAAGCTGGTCGGGCCATCGAAGACGCTGCCGGCCGGCATCTATTGGACGGGCCTCTGA
- the xoxF5 gene encoding lanthanide-dependent methanol dehydrogenase XoxF5, which produces MITKKVLMALAGSVVLTMPAIANDEVMKLTQDPNQWVLQTGDYANTRYSKLNQINKDNVSKLQVAWTFSTGVLRGHEGSPIVVGDVMYVHTPFPNIVYALDLNNDGRILWKYEPKQDPSVIPVMCCDTVNRGLAYSDGKVFLHQADTTVVALDAKSGKEVWKVVNGDPKRGETNTATVLPVKDKVIVGISGGEFGVQCHVTAYDMKTGKKVWRGYSMGPDDQTLMDPVKTTHLGKPVGKDSGINTWQGDQWKTGGGCTWGWYSYDPKLNLMYYGSGNPSTWNPKQRPGDNKWSMTVWARDVDTGMAKWVYQMTPHDEWDYDGINEMILADQEVGGKMQPILVHFDRNGLAYTMNRETGDLLVAEKYDPVVNWTTGVDMKKDSPTYGRPAVVAKYSTEQNGEDVNTKGVCPAALGTKDQQPAAFSPKTGLFYVPTNHVCMDYEPFKVTYTPGQPYVGATLSMYPAPNSHGGMGNFIAWDARTGKIVWSNKEQFSVWSGALATAGDIVFYGTLEGYLKAVDSQSGKELYKFKTPSGIIGNVMTYSNKGKQYVAILSGVGGWAGIGLAAGLTDPNAGLGAVGGYAGLTSYTALGGTLTVFTLPN; this is translated from the coding sequence ATGATCACCAAGAAAGTTCTGATGGCGCTCGCCGGGTCGGTCGTGCTGACCATGCCCGCGATCGCCAACGATGAAGTCATGAAGCTGACGCAGGACCCCAACCAGTGGGTGCTGCAGACCGGCGACTACGCGAACACGCGCTATTCGAAGCTCAACCAGATCAACAAGGACAACGTGTCGAAGCTCCAGGTCGCCTGGACCTTCTCGACCGGCGTCCTGCGCGGCCACGAGGGCTCGCCGATCGTCGTGGGTGACGTCATGTACGTCCACACGCCGTTCCCGAACATCGTCTACGCGCTCGACCTGAACAACGACGGCCGCATCCTGTGGAAGTACGAGCCGAAGCAGGATCCGTCGGTGATCCCGGTCATGTGCTGCGACACGGTCAACCGCGGCCTGGCCTACAGCGACGGCAAGGTGTTCCTGCACCAGGCCGACACGACGGTCGTGGCGCTCGACGCCAAGTCCGGCAAGGAAGTGTGGAAGGTCGTCAACGGCGATCCGAAGCGCGGCGAGACCAACACCGCGACCGTCCTCCCGGTCAAGGACAAGGTGATCGTCGGCATCTCGGGCGGCGAGTTCGGCGTGCAGTGCCACGTCACGGCCTATGACATGAAGACCGGCAAGAAGGTGTGGCGCGGCTACTCCATGGGTCCGGACGACCAGACCCTGATGGATCCGGTCAAGACCACCCACCTCGGCAAGCCGGTCGGCAAGGACTCGGGCATCAACACTTGGCAGGGCGACCAGTGGAAGACTGGCGGCGGCTGCACCTGGGGTTGGTATTCGTACGATCCGAAGCTGAACCTCATGTACTACGGCTCGGGCAACCCCTCGACCTGGAACCCGAAGCAGCGTCCGGGCGACAACAAGTGGTCGATGACCGTCTGGGCCCGTGACGTCGACACCGGCATGGCCAAGTGGGTCTACCAGATGACCCCCCACGACGAGTGGGACTACGACGGCATCAACGAGATGATCCTGGCGGACCAGGAAGTCGGCGGCAAGATGCAGCCGATCCTGGTGCACTTCGATCGTAACGGTCTTGCCTACACCATGAACCGCGAGACGGGCGATCTGCTTGTCGCCGAGAAGTACGATCCGGTCGTCAACTGGACGACGGGCGTCGACATGAAGAAGGACAGCCCGACCTATGGCCGTCCGGCTGTCGTCGCGAAGTACTCGACCGAGCAGAACGGCGAAGACGTGAACACCAAGGGTGTCTGCCCGGCAGCTCTCGGCACCAAGGACCAGCAGCCCGCTGCGTTCTCGCCGAAGACCGGCCTGTTCTACGTGCCGACCAACCACGTCTGCATGGACTACGAGCCCTTCAAGGTGACCTACACCCCGGGCCAGCCCTACGTGGGTGCCACCCTGTCGATGTACCCGGCCCCGAACAGCCACGGCGGCATGGGCAACTTCATCGCCTGGGACGCCCGCACGGGTAAGATCGTGTGGTCGAACAAGGAGCAGTTCTCCGTGTGGTCGGGCGCTCTGGCCACCGCCGGTGACATCGTCTTCTACGGCACCCTCGAGGGCTATCTGAAGGCGGTCGACTCCCAGTCGGGCAAGGAACTCTACAAGTTCAAGACCCCGTCGGGCATCATCGGCAACGTGATGACCTACTCCAACAAGGGCAAGCAGTACGTCGCCATCCTGTCGGGTGTCGGCGGCTGGGCGGGCATCGGCCTCGCGGCCGGCCTCACCGATCCGAACGCCGGTCTCGGCGCGGTCGGCGGCTACGCGGGTCTGACCAGCTACACCGCCCTCGGCGGCACGCTCACGGTCTTCACGCTTCCGAACTAA
- a CDS encoding substrate-binding domain-containing protein gives MARPVLAALALALLGVPAAAQQRPAVVSDDAFRVCGDPANLPYSNQAEEGFENKIAHLVADEVKLPLRYYWMPTGPGFVRNTLGTKLCDVIIGYASGADVVQNTNAYYKSSYVLVTKAGGPLDGVDQLGDERLKDKRIGLVAATPPADYMLRYGLLAKAKSYPLVVDRRYDSPSEAMIADLVSGETDAAILWGPNGGYWAKKSGAPLAVTPLLKEKDGPPMSFRITFGIRHGELEWKRRLNELIAKKQGAIDQILLDYGVPLVDDLDRPITKARG, from the coding sequence ATGGCAAGGCCGGTTCTCGCCGCCCTCGCCCTCGCCCTCCTGGGCGTCCCGGCCGCCGCTCAGCAGCGGCCGGCGGTGGTCTCCGACGACGCCTTCCGGGTGTGCGGCGACCCGGCGAACCTGCCCTACTCCAATCAGGCGGAGGAGGGCTTCGAGAACAAGATCGCGCATCTGGTGGCCGACGAGGTCAAGCTGCCGCTTCGATACTACTGGATGCCGACCGGACCCGGCTTCGTGCGTAACACGCTGGGTACCAAGCTCTGCGACGTGATCATCGGCTACGCCTCCGGTGCCGACGTCGTGCAGAACACCAATGCCTACTACAAGTCGTCCTACGTGCTGGTCACCAAGGCGGGCGGCCCGCTCGACGGCGTCGACCAACTCGGAGACGAGCGGCTGAAGGACAAGCGGATCGGGCTGGTCGCCGCGACCCCGCCGGCGGACTACATGCTGCGCTACGGGCTTCTGGCGAAAGCCAAGTCCTATCCGCTGGTGGTCGATCGCCGCTACGATTCGCCGTCCGAGGCGATGATTGCCGACCTCGTCTCCGGGGAGACCGACGCGGCCATCCTGTGGGGACCGAACGGCGGCTACTGGGCCAAGAAGTCCGGGGCTCCGCTCGCCGTCACCCCGCTCCTGAAGGAGAAGGACGGCCCGCCGATGAGCTTCCGCATTACCTTCGGGATCCGCCACGGCGAACTCGAATGGAAGCGTCGCCTCAACGAGCTGATCGCCAAGAAACAGGGCGCCATCGACCAGATCCTGCTCGACTACGGCGTGCCGCTGGTCGACGATCTGGACCGGCCCATCACCAAGGCCCGGGGCTGA
- a CDS encoding ABC transporter permease: MAEGRGSGPDGSLSGRAARQVASLLALVVLWEVVALATGRSTLPGPVAVARFIVAEAQSGDLLRHIGITLARVAAAFVVAMTIGSAIGIAMGRYRSIDRMADSWLIVLLNTPALVITVLAYVWFGLNEAAAIGAVAMNKIPNVAVTLREGAKALDPKLDEVARVYRLSWATAMRHIVVPQLGPYFAAAGRSGIALIWKVVLLVELLGRPNGVGYAIHLYFQLFDVTAILGYSVAFAAVMLLIEYGCVQPIERHAVRWRIRPA, translated from the coding sequence ATGGCCGAGGGGCGCGGCTCCGGACCGGACGGCTCCCTGTCGGGCCGGGCCGCGCGTCAGGTCGCCTCGCTGCTGGCCCTGGTCGTCCTGTGGGAGGTGGTAGCGCTCGCCACCGGGCGGTCGACCCTGCCCGGCCCCGTGGCGGTGGCGCGCTTCATCGTCGCCGAGGCCCAATCGGGCGACCTCCTTCGCCACATCGGCATCACGCTCGCGCGGGTCGCGGCCGCCTTCGTGGTGGCGATGACGATCGGGTCGGCAATCGGCATAGCCATGGGGCGCTACCGCTCGATCGACCGGATGGCCGACAGCTGGCTGATCGTGCTCCTGAATACGCCCGCGCTCGTCATCACGGTGCTCGCCTATGTTTGGTTCGGCCTCAACGAGGCGGCGGCGATCGGCGCGGTGGCGATGAACAAGATCCCCAACGTGGCGGTCACCCTGCGGGAGGGCGCGAAGGCGCTCGATCCCAAGCTCGACGAGGTGGCGCGGGTCTACCGGCTGTCCTGGGCGACGGCCATGAGGCACATCGTGGTGCCGCAGCTCGGGCCCTATTTCGCCGCCGCCGGCCGGTCCGGCATCGCTCTCATCTGGAAGGTCGTCCTGCTGGTGGAACTGCTCGGCCGGCCGAACGGCGTCGGCTACGCGATCCACCTCTATTTCCAACTCTTCGACGTCACCGCCATTCTGGGCTATTCGGTCGCCTTCGCGGCCGTCATGCTGCTGATCGAGTACGGCTGCGTCCAACCCATCGAGCGCCATGCTGTCCGTTGGCGAATCCGGCCGGCTTGA
- a CDS encoding ABC transporter ATP-binding protein, producing MLSVGESGRLEVRIDRKTYHSARGQVVEAVRGLEFSVPAGEFACLIGPSGCGKSTTLRILLGLDRDFEGSVRLPAGGGRVGVMFQEPRLLPWRTVEENVRLTLPAGLAQRSLDDLFAELDLEDARSRYTGELSLGMERRVALARALALDPDLLILDEPLVSLDDHTAARLRRLIAAATERRHATVLMVTHNVREALELADTLVLLAPRPTRVIGTVQLDRPKGDRPVAWLESTRADLARRFPGTIAE from the coding sequence ATGCTGTCCGTTGGCGAATCCGGCCGGCTTGAGGTCCGGATCGACAGGAAGACCTACCACAGCGCCCGCGGGCAGGTCGTCGAGGCCGTTCGCGGGCTCGAGTTCTCCGTGCCCGCCGGGGAGTTCGCCTGCCTGATCGGGCCGTCGGGCTGCGGCAAGTCGACGACGCTCAGGATCCTGCTCGGGCTCGACCGCGACTTCGAAGGCTCCGTGAGGCTGCCGGCCGGCGGCGGGCGGGTCGGCGTCATGTTCCAGGAGCCGCGGCTCCTGCCCTGGCGGACCGTCGAGGAGAACGTCCGCCTGACGCTGCCGGCCGGGCTGGCGCAGCGTTCGCTCGACGATCTCTTCGCCGAACTTGACCTGGAGGATGCGCGCAGCCGCTACACGGGCGAGCTCTCCCTGGGCATGGAGCGGCGGGTGGCGCTGGCGCGCGCGCTCGCTCTCGATCCCGACCTCCTGATCCTCGACGAGCCGCTGGTCTCGCTCGACGACCACACGGCGGCACGGCTGAGGCGCCTGATCGCGGCGGCGACGGAACGGCGGCACGCGACGGTCCTGATGGTCACCCACAACGTCCGCGAGGCGCTCGAGCTCGCCGATACCCTTGTGCTCCTGGCGCCGCGGCCGACCCGGGTGATCGGCACCGTGCAGCTCGACCGGCCGAAGGGCGACAGGCCGGTCGCCTGGCTCGAATCCACCCGGGCCGACCTCGCACGGCGGTTTCCGGGTACCATCGCCGAATAG